ACCACCACACAATTACAGCAATTAGTCAGGATTAGGTcatatgaacaatataaatatatttatattaaatataaaggtGTTCTGGAACACTTCTGCCCTTATGAGGCATACTGTGTTGGTCATGAGTGAAGAACTATTGTTTATTATCCTTGACAGACTTTAATATAGTTCCTTAGATCCTCCTGAAGTTCAGTTCAGTctcatatcatcatcatcatcatcatttccaTTCCCTACAATCCAAGCTATGATGTAGTTCCTTTAATTACCTGGTTCTGGGAAAGAACCAAGTATGTCAACGATTCGTTTGTGTTTCTCTGGGTGATTCTGATGGGAAATCCATACAGAAGAACAGATGATTAGAGATGGTTGTACTTGAAGAGAGACAGCTGGAAGGGGAGGCATGCCTGAACCAGCATTCACTTACAACAGGGTTATTCTCCAAGGACTGAGGCACAAACTTTATTTTCCTCTAAGCGTTCCTCTCAGATGTTCTCCCATCATCTGGCGTctctttgaaaaaaaagaaaagaaaaaggaaaaaggaaagaagacaCAATCAGTAAGATTAAAAGCCTAGTATGTGCGGCAATGTACTGAGCATGACCCAAATCTAAAAACTAGATGTGTTTTCACCATTTAACCCTCTTATAACTCCCAGAGGTCTAGACTTGTGTTCTACACAACAACATAACATTTTTATCAGGTTTGCTATAGTTTCTGGATCATTCCTAGAAGTTACTAAATAATATGCTGTAAGATATTTAAATCATAAGcagaaaatgtaaaagtttatgCATaatttaagttgtttttttttttgttatctaTGGCTAAGAACTTAAAAGCATAAAATTGGTACTTGAAGAACCCTTCTACCTTTTCTTCCTCAGTTCGACTCAATTTTTATTAgtacagcgcttttaacaatggacattttcacaatgcagttttacagaaatatatcattGCGGATATACATtaaaactgtataaatgtatccctaatgagtgagccagaggtgacggtggcaaggaaaaactccctgagatgacatgaggactCCTCATCCTCATTTgagtgacactggatagtgattataaataatttctcttCTACAAcagtatacatatattataatatacgGTTAAAGAGTGCAATAGTGTCAACAGAAACTTAAAATTATGAGCAACTTAAGAGTATGAGCATCAGagtcatttctgaattcattatagttttcattTAAAGTCTACTGTGTTGAAGTTATCGACTCTTCAATGATGGAGACATGAGTCCTCCTAATCCTCATACCTTCTTCCTATTTGTGCAATATGTCATTTACTGTTTTATTCAGGCACAgactttctgtttctgttagTTACTTATGAAAAAATGCTGAACCAAATGAAAACCATTAGGGCAGCTCCCATTAGGAAGTATTTTCTTTAGCAGGGACTGTAAGGAGGCATCTATCAGCACAGTAGGTTTTCTTTCACATGTAACATATCACAACcaacataataaatataaattacaCCCGAACGGTGTTCCAGCTACCCCATAACACCATTcacaaacatttttgatcacCTCCTTGTTGATATTTCAAGAGTGAGGAGATCCACAGCCATAACAGTTCTATTGTATTCCtctattaaattttattttctgtCCCAGTACCTTCAAGCACAAAATGAATATTCCaaatataatagaaaataaactTGTTCATATTATAATTCGAGGCTGGTGGGAATTTTAGCAGTTATCAGCGAAATTCAGAGTATTCAAAAGATAACAGTCTTATTTTTAGTTGAAGGTGTTTTCTGGTCCCTGTTAATTATACACACAATATGCCAAGCACCATTTAAAATAGACTTATTTTTGTTTACTTCAGTTTACTTCACAGCTTGACCCAAAACACCCAAATCTGGCAATTTAGTGTAACAACCTGCAGAGACAAATACAGTAGAGTAGCGATCCATAAACTGTCATTTGTAacatacttttatatttatctaACACTGTGATTTCCTGAGGGGGAAATGTTAAGGAAGCAAAAAGTCCTTGATaaagaaatgtgtttgttttttaatggttttGTCATCTTGGATCATTTGACCTCAGACATTCCCACAAAACTTTGGACAACACATCTTACAGTGTCTCATCTAATTCATATCCGTTCCTTGTCTTGTCATATCCGTGTCTTGTGTGCAAATCCTAAACTCTCTGTGCAGCTGCTCACTGCATTaaagttctttcttttttgtccaTCCCTTCTTcgtgtgtgtgaatatactCTCTCGGCCACGTTTTCCTTCCACCTACTTCGACTgatctcatttgtaagttgttaGATGGAAATTGGTcttatcaaattaaaattcaGAAGAATTCAAATGTGTGAGGGGGATGTGCTTGGATTTTGTTggactttaaatatttttttattttattcttttttttttttttacatggaatGTATTTGTGACCGATAGTCTAAGGCTGTAGATGGGATGGTGCTACTTTCCCCCAAgccaatcacagtgacactaactAATCACGGGGTATCTGtaagttcatatatatatagaagaGGGTAGATGACGCTTTCCTATGAGTAGGTCCAGCTGTTCTGTGAGATAATATGAGCAGCAGTCAGAAAAGATGTGGTGACTGGTTTCATGTGTTTTAGAGTAAATTCAATTATATGAATTGGTTCCCAGCCAGACTTTAGTCAAGTAGGAGAGTGCTTAAGCATTACATTACTCAACAGTATTGTAGGAAGCTAGAGTGCACTCAATGTGCCGTCAAGTCACGTCCCtgaaaacattaacatttttaaagtaaatgagGAGATTATGACTCTATCACTTACAGCATTCTGTGAAGACAAGATTTAACATACAATTAAGTACTTGTAGCACACTCTTTGAAAAAATGGTACTCAATTGTACCATTCCTTGTTGCTGTGGCTGTACCCTCAAAAGGTTTAAATGTTTACTCTAAAAGGTAGTTATGGTCCTGATTATAtatcttaaatatttttttacaaaagtcAACTACATTCACACCTTCAGCCGAAAGATACATAACAAAGGACTAAAGATAAGTGTACCACACTAGCGGTAAGGAAATACACGGTATCCTTTTTGGAAACTAAATAATCCAATAGGAACAGTTGCAAAAATGGCAAGAAAAGCAGGAACACTTCCACAATGAAAAGTGAAAAGTGAAGCAAAGAATCAAGAGGCTACTATGGTCAGATAAAACCAAGATAGATTATTTTGGCCTGTAGACCACTGGCATAAATAGTACAAGAAAAAGGTCAAGACAAAACCAAAATGCTAATATGTGAATGAGGGCTAATCAATTAGCATTTGGTTTTCATGAATTAGCAATGTCGGCATTTGTAAATGTTTCTCATTTTATAATTGGCATGATGAATTCCATTAAATGACATACGTTGCTATAACTTTGCTGTTGTATTTTCCTTATTAAAGATGTCTGTACAAGAAGAACAACTGAATAACTggattacaccccccccccccccccaaatactatactaaaataatgaaaataatgaacaatgTACATAAATACTTTATTGGAAACTTCCAATAAAAAATTGCATCACAtcttctatccatctatccatcttctgtacAGCTTGTCCtactgggtcgtggggaacctggagcctatgccaggaaacatggggcacaaggtgggggacaccctggacggggtgccaatccataacagggcacaatcacatatacaatcacacacacactcatacactatggacactctggacatgccGAACAGCccaccatgcatgtgtttggactaggggaggaaaacggagtacttggaggaaacccacacagggttgaacatgcaaactccacacacgaacgtccaaccctggaggtgtgaggcgaacgtgctaaccactaagccactgtgtgcccaCTTCACATCTAATATATCAATCAAATCATTATATACTATCAAAAATGTGTTCTTAGTTCAAAGGTCCATAAGTATCAACCCTCAATGCTCGGGACTTACAGTGCGGGTATTAATACGAGTTTATGGGAAGCTTTCACATTTTCTATTTCCTGCGCTTTTTAGATAGAGTAACCGAACCAGAATTAATCAGTAAAggatcaataaaaaaaatctgttaatattttaatgatttgttttcattattataaaaaataatcaatggttATTAAAGAATATGcagtatataattataatttaatgTGCTTTCATGctttaattctttttatttgaccctctgaaataaaaataatcataaaaaaagaaattataatattgtcaatatgaaaaactaaatacatttaaagCTTGGTATAATATTCTATAGTACTAATATTCTCCTGGGGGGGTTCTTCATGTTTTAGAGCGCCAGATTTTTTCCAAGTCAGCCGAGACCTGTATTATAGGGTTCATGATATCAAAATCTACAGGTAATCATGATCACTTAAAGCATTTCTCATTTATGCAGACTCCATTTTTCCAACAGAAGCAAAAGAAGCATTGCATGCTGATATTACTGTGTCCAGAAGGAGCACTCCCACTGCCTCGTCCTGTCTGTTTTCCTTGATGGTGTATTTTTAGCTAGAATGATGGCATGTCCCAAGTTCTGACTGCTCCCTCTTCTACAGCCCAGCCAAATAGAGTTTCCTCAGCTTCATGCTGAATCCCACTGGGCTCTTAGATATCTGTAACTTAAGCCAGATCATTTGGCTCACTGTCCTCAGTTGGGAGACAAAAGTTGCCCTGCATGCCCTACACTAGTCTGCAGAGACACAGCTAAGGCCTACAGCCAGACTATTCAAATACTGGCTTGCTATCTTATTTACAAAGCAACATATGCCAAATCTTTTTTCATTAACATCAAAGAGTTTCTTTGTACTCTTGTGAACAGAAGTTATTTACTGCAAACATCCTAGTGCCAGTGTAATATgtaagctatatatatatatatatatatatatatatatatatatatatatatatacattcattaCATTAACCAGTGCAGAATCTGCTCTATGGTTTAATCCATGATGATCATATATAAGAAAAACCTGCCGCACGGTATTTTTCCTTAGATCTTCTAGAAGCATCATCAGAATATCAATCAGGACAAAGTAGTGTGTTTGGTCTATAAATTTTCAACCATGCCTGGATATCCACAAACTGATTACACCTGTTGCTAGCAACTGTTTGCTAGTTGCTAGTTTGCTATGTTAATTTACTTGCTTGTTGCAGCAGGCAAATTAACATCTTAACAATTAGTGCAGAACTAGCAGGCAAATTGCATCTCTAACCTTGTCTCCAATCACACACTGAACATCTAATTCTTGAAATTATAACCATTAGGTTATAGTATGTGAAAAAGTCTAATAGATTTGTATGTAGCAAATAGTACCTAGAAGACACTTTAATTTGAAATTCAAATACTATATCAACAAATTCTGTAATTAGATTTAATTAGACTCACGATTTTTTGACTGTTTTTCGACACCTGATTCTTTCATTCACCTTCTACTAAATGCTTGATTTAAGGTtagataattaaataattatattgaACAGTACATGCAATTTCTATCTAGTGATGCATAACACAGAATTTGCAGTAAATGCCATCTTCATGCAGCAATCTGCCACTTTTTTCCTGCCTCATACATAGTGTGCCCCATGTACACTGTCCATTTAGTAGTTTTGACCAACAGTGACTCTACAGGTATCTTTTTCTCCAAAGATAGAATAGCCTCCTTTCACTCCTTCCATCTCGGTGTGTGTTTACTACAAGCATTTTTAGTAGAATGCTACAGAGTGTCCATTAAAGTCAGATTCCCCTTATTAGCATTACTAGCCCGTATGAGCTATCACTCACCAGACAGTGTCTGAAGCCAAATAATGCTGACACGGTGAGCTCAGCTGGCAGTTTCAGACCCTAGTACAGAGACGAAGCTGGCCTTAGGGCTGCAGTCTAAACAGCTTCCTAGTCAGAAATGTTCACTTTCGGTGATGACCGAAGAAGCCTAGAAAGCCTTCCCTAGTGTGACAGGTGTTTTCGCTGTTTTCAAACTTGCATACATCCTGAAAACACCTGTGTGGAGCATTCATTTCCATGCCTTCTAGCTCTGGTTTAATAAATATGCCATGCAAATTTGTGCACTGACCTTCAGGTTATTAGATTAGACATACATTAGCACTATGTTTATTAATTGAATGAGATTTTCCCTCTTGTTCTAAGCGTGCACATTAGAACTTTTACAAGATTTGGATTTTAATTGCGCTGCTGTGGAACAAACCGTTTCAATGTCACCATGTAATACATTTTCAAGTTCCAGAATGCGACTGAAAGATAATATTAATTCAGTGCAGTGATGCAGTGTTTCATGTTGCGAGTGCTGGGGCTCTTTCAGCCTTTTTGCTATTGCATATGTATAGATACCTAATTTATATTATTTCACCTAGACTTCACCATGGCGGTGAAAACTGTATGATTTAATTTGGCACCCATATGGTAGAAGGCATTTAACTTTGATTGCTGTCATTGTGCTAGATTTACCAGAGGGAATTCTTATTTGTTAGAGGAAAATCTCTGATTGAAGTAATATAGATCagtcatacagtatatgcagGAATTATATGGACcaccacactgcaaaaaaaaaaaacatatcttaGCCAGTATCTTAAGTATAGGTAGATCCAactaatatttctttttaaacaagcAGAAAACAATTATGCCTATTTGTCGATATTTTACTTATTTCATGCTTGAAATGTTCTTCTTATAATGGTTGCTTATgtcaagcatttatttctagaaagtaGCAAAATTATCAGACAAAAAACTTTAAGTTTGAAATTTACATCTagaaaaaactaaaatattcTTAATTTTGTTATTTCTTAAATATAATTATCTCATAATGACAAATATTtgataacatttccagttttcAAGATATCATCTCTTAGATGTCTTAGAAATATCTTAGAAGATATTTTTTGCACTACATAGGTTCAATCTTTTTATGAAGCTCAAACAACATGTAATCCAttagaacaaaataaaagccctTGACTGCATATAAATGCATACACAGAGTCCCAACTagtaatgtaaatattaatttaatgtgaaattaatAGCATCTACAATGGGAGGAAATTCAAATAAAtcctttttaaaattgtattctCAGTTCTAGCAGTCAGTAAGTTGGGAAAAGAGTGAGATAACAGGCCCAAGAGACAGAGGATGTGACATATGACATGTTACCAATTAGTATTTGTAATATGTACTCGATGTGAATTGAACTCGAAATAACTgtaaaaaatagaagaaaaaaacattacagtgaaattcttttcatcACATATCCAAGCTCGTTatgaagttggggtcagagatgacacagcacccctggagcagagagggttgagTTAAGGCTGTGCTGGGGCTTGCACCCCCACCCTGCTGATCAGTAACCAGAGCcattaaccattgagccaccattGCCCTGcgaatatatataaaacacactatCTGCAAAAGGAGTCCAAGCACTACAAGAGACGCAGGACATTCTGACGAGTGGTGTGGTGTCACAAGTTAATTACTGATTTTCCACAAAGGGAAATGGGTTCATAATGGGTTCATACAAGAGCCGGACACTCAGTCCCTACTATGACATGTCACTGTCTGAGGAGTGTCTCCTATTTATAGGGACTATTTAGAGATGAGCCTATCTTGTTCCTTGGCATCACCCTGCACTTTCTCCTTGTTAACATCGCCTCTCACAGTGGTGCAAGTGTAGCGGTCATTTCTCAACACTTTTATGCTTACTCCTTGTGTGAGTATTGCTCCCATGAAATATATCATCCatgttagtttatttatttatttatttattttttaaccactATAGCAGGGTTAAACAGAATGTTATGTATGCTCATTGTGTATATAACTCATCAGTCAGAACCTGCAAAAAGGGATCTGTGCAAAGGTTCCAGGGACAGATGGTTGCATAAAAGGGATATTTATTGccaatactgcatcatgtgtcaCTATGTGACTTTGCTGCAATCTCTCAGCATGTGTGCACACGCATGGAGGTATCCAGGTGGCAGTTcatagaaccacagttacacacgtataaataagtaaaagcATCTGAATGATCCCATATGGTATGCTTAGGTATGTTTGTCTCTTTTTAGAAGATGGACACACAAACGAacacacaacaccaccaccatgaACAACAAGAACAACCATTACAACTACACCACCACCGACAACAATCGTTACACTTAATCTGTATGTAAGATTATGTAAGTTGTACTGTAGTATTTTCATGAAGGCTTCAGTTCCCATTCATTTTACTTCTCACAGGCAGCATGTTGATGGAACACAATGCAACTAACAAACAGCAGAATAATCCTGCTTCCTGTTAACATTCCCAGGGGCTGCCTCTTATTATCCCAATGACACAATACACAGAAACTTGCCATGTAAAGCTATTTCTAGTGCTTTCTCATGCCATActaggaaaagaaataaatggcTGGTAACACTCACATACAGAGACATCACATAGGCAAAGCTTACTCTGGTCCTTCTAAGTCACTTGCTTCAATTCCCAAGTACGTAATAAGCAATAACATAAGAAGTTAGTCATATTTGAGTCAGTGACCTATCTTACAAGTCTCAACCCCTATCAGCAGATGTTTTCTTCATGGTTCAGGCCAGTTCTATTAATTTCCCTGATGGTCCCTGAGGAATGGATTAGACTGTCTCCAATGACCTCAAGCAGACAATTGAATTGAGTTGATGTCTATGAAGAACAATCCCCTAAATGAGTTTTCTCTGAAATCCCTGCACTGTACTTGGAAAGGTAACAATGACAGCTGCATGAGACATGGATATCAACAGTAGGATTAATaaccaattatatatatattctatttacatatatacaaatGTTCCATCTGTACATGAAGATCTGAACATCTGTTTCTTACCATTGCTATCATGCCAAATGAGCATGTGTCTCTCCCCATGTGCACTTTATTGTTTGTCtttgtctgactgtggatgTGATTGTTCTCCCTTGGTTAAAATCATCAGATAATTTATCCCAGAGCCCCAGTAAAGGGTCGGAGATGCAGAAAACGCAGAGGCTGTTGTATAGCATTCTGAGGTGACCTTTCCAGACAGAAAGGCTGTCACCGCATCAATtcgataaataaatatagtacAACTCTTTGGTAAAAAGTCATTCTGTACCTTTCCACTTAATATTGGAGAAAAGTCTTCCAGCTTTGTTTACTCAACATAAAGTCACCAACGGATCTGAGACATATTTTAATTGACAATCcactgggttttatttttagcttattTACTTCAGTGACAGAAATAACACAAGACATATTTTGCTTGCTTTAGGGCATTTAGTCAACATCAATGATAGCCTAGAAAAGGAAACTTTTGATAGTTATCTGGTGACTGGCACTAAAttgcaaaaatgtaaaaatataaataaattaattagttGGTCAACATTAACAAACACTTCAGAAAGCTTGGTTGAAGTCTagtgtactgtacatttttgtaCTCACCAAGCGATCGATGTGTTGTGTGCAATGTGTGTCGGACTCTGGGCCTCTGGCTTTAGGCTGTGTCTGGGCTGGGAGTGATAGTGTGGCTGTTGGTAATGTGATAATCCTGCTGGAGCTCCAGGATGAGAAAGCTGCCCCTGACTCTCCTCCTGCTCAGGCCTTTGCCACTGACTACGAGCTTGCTTCAGCCAGCGCCCCCCGAGCCCCCACTTCTCCAGGTACACCCTGAACACTTCGTAGTTTATGGCTGAGTAGTAGAGGAAgtccagtgccagcagcaccaTGACGAAAAAGCCATAGATCCACACTCCAACCAGCGCTGTGTAGTTACTGAGATAAAACACATAGGACATAAGGTATGAACAGATGTGTCTATTCAGTAATGGTAATGAATCAGGGCCTTCAAGGCCTAAACCTTGTTTAAAATGGCTGGTTGCCTTGgctttgattatttttgtttacttattttagCTGCCTGCAgcaatatatatagatatatttttggCTTTTACAAACTGTTTTCTTGCCAAATCCCAGTCAGTGCACCATTTGGAGCTAGCAGTAAATGGAAAAGACaagatttttaaatgtgaaCGTTAACATTTTAGTCACACCAAGGGTACGTTCCAGCCCCCCATGTTCCTGTGACAAACCCTGGATCCacctcaaccctgaccaggacaaagcaGATACTGtagatgagtgaatgaatgaatgaatgatcatTTTAGATTCAGACAGTCTTGATTGAATAACAGATGCACTGAGGTAAGTTAATACAAATGATTTTTATCACATGTTACTGGCAATATAATTACCTACGTGAGTaggtttttaaattatattattattatataataattgatAGCTATTGCCACTGGAAACCACTGCTGTTTTAATCTCAATACTAAGTTAACAGTTGCTTGCTTTTAGTGGCACTGATATTAATGCTTTGCAAAAGCATCCCCATATATTTTTAGATTCTGTGTATCGCTGATGGGTATTTTTGAAAACTTTTCATCAACTTaaaagtgtgtatgtttgtgcacAAAACTGAATGCACACATGTTCCAATAACTAACCAGACAAACTGGAAAACAATGATAAAATGATATGGTAGATGTAGACGCATGGCCTTTCACAAAATCTTTTTAAAGCATTTCTGGTTTTGATGAGTATTTGGTTTGCTTCCTAAATATGTTAATTCTATCCCATACCAGGCTGTAGACAAAAccactttttctctttttaaatatCACATTACAGGATTGTTATGCATGAGCTTGCTTTGACAAATACTCTCCAAATGCTGAGCTGATTGTGAGTGGCTGTGGACTCTTTTTTTAACCTAAGGGCAATGATAAATATCACTGGCTATGTCCTGCTGACCGCAAATGTGAATGAAATGGCTTCTCACCAGGTTTCCTTTCCTCACACAATGCTTTTATAATGCCTGAGAGCACAGTAGGTGAGCGCAGTCTGGCGTGACCATTAGTAAAGGAGACATACTGTGTGGGAGACAAGAACAACTTCTAGCCTTGCTAAACTGTGATAATAACTTGCACGAGGGCAGCGTTACTTAATTcggcattttaaaaatgcagatcTGACTTGTCGGTGACATTGTTCATCTCGGAAAATTTACAGTTTTAGTTCAACGGCAAAGTCTGCGTAGGAAATGAGATGTTGTTCCAAGAGCAGCGAAAAATATGAGACTCTTTTGAGGTCCAGGTTTATCACATAATCTT
The genomic region above belongs to Ictalurus punctatus breed USDA103 chromosome 14, Coco_2.0, whole genome shotgun sequence and contains:
- the shisal1b gene encoding protein shisa-like-1a isoform X2 codes for the protein MEEDKKMSVTRCRSFNLLAIILLLFSSAALSAHFRVCEPYTDQKGRYHFGFHCPRLSDNKTYMFCCHHNNTAFKYCCNDTEFQTIMQVNLTSTLDGFSHNNYTALVGVWIYGFFVMVLLALDFLYYSAINYEVFRVYLEKWGLGGRWLKQARSQWQRPEQEESQGQLSHPGAPAGLSHYQQPHYHSQPRHSLKPEAQSPTHIAHNTSIA
- the shisal1b gene encoding protein shisa-like-1a isoform X1 — translated: MEEDKKMSVTRCRSFNLLAIILLLFSSAALSAHFRVCEPYTDQKGRYHFGFHCPRLSDNKTYMFCCHHNNTAFKYCCNDTEFQTIMQVNLTSTLDGFSHNNYTALVGVWIYGFFVMVLLALDFLYYSAINYEVFRVYLEKWGLGGRWLKQARSQWQRPEQEESQGQLSHPGAPAGLSHYQQPHYHSQPRHSLKPEAQSPTHIAHNTSIAW